The bacterium DNA segment ATCCGCTCCCGGATACCACTCTTGCCATAAACCGTCAGACCGCCCGGGTCCAGTTCGACAACATTGTCCTGGCCACGCGCTACATCGGGCCGATCGCCTCCACGCTCACGACCGGGTACGACTACAACGGCGACGGTCACAAGGGGTTGGGGGATGTCTGGAGCCTCGTGCGGCTGCACTCTGCGGACAAGGCCGACATGCGGGCGGATTTCAACGGGGACGGCAATCCCGACCTGCGCGACGCCTTGGACCTGCTGCTGGAGGTGCTGCGCGGCTGAGCCTGTCTGCCGCCGCTGGTCTGTTTACGATTGGCAAAGTCATAAATCGGAGACGCCATGAAATGGAAGCTGTTGTCGCTGGCCGTGTTTTGCGTGCTGCTGCTCGCCGTGGCTTTCGCGGGCGGGCAGCAGAATGGAAAGGCCCGGGATTTGAGCGGCCTTGCCGCCGCCGATACCGGGGTGTGCTACGGGCTGGCCGCGCTCTATCCCGGTGATGTGGGGCTCGGGGCGGACTCCGCAGTCGTGTTCCATGACGATTTTGAAGTCAATGCCCTCGCTGATCTGAACCAGCGCTGGACTTATACCGGCTCGGACCTGAACGACGGGAGATTGAGCCTGGTTGCGGACAGCATCCCGGGCTGCCCGGGACGTAAAAGCCTGAAAATAACGATCGTCAAGGGTAAGTTCGACGGAGGCAGCGTATACAAACTTCTCGACAAAGGCTATGACCGTCTCTATGCCCGGTTCTACTGCAAATTTGCCCCGGATGCCCCGTATGTGCACCATTTCGTGCATCTGGGCGGCAAGACCAGCACAGCGCCCTACCCCGAGGGAGCGGCTGGCTATCGGCCCAATGGCTACGACCGTTTCTCCACCAGCATCGACCTGAGGAGCGGAGGCGCCAATCCGCCGGGCGCCTGGATTTTTTACACCTACTGGTGCGAGATGCACAGTTGGCAGACCCCCCAGGGTGTCAGCGACGGCCAGGATAACGCGTTTTACGGCAACGTGTTCGGCCCGCCTGTCGAACGCCCGGAGCAGGCCACGCGCGACCAGTGGCAGTGCGTGGAGATCATGATCAAGATGAACAGCGCTCCGGACAAAAGCGACGGCGAGCAGGCGTTCTGGATCGATGGGCGCCTGGTGGACCGCTGGGCGCCGGGCTCCCATCTGGGGTGCTGGTACTCCGACCGTTTCCGTGAGTATGGAACCGATGTATATAATCTGGGTGGGACTGTGGATAGCATTCCCAAGCCGTTCGAGGGGTTCCGCTGGAGCCGTACCCCAAGCCTGAAAATAAACCAGCTCGACATGCAGTATTACCTGGCCAGCATTTTCGAGAACGATGTGAAGCCGGCGGATTCGACAATTGCCTACAACAGCAACATGGGCCGGGTGGAGTTCGACAACGTGGTCCTGGCCAAGCGCTATATCGGCCCGCTGGCCGAGACCGAGTGGAGCCGGAACGATTTTGATGGAGACGGGAAGCGCAGCCTGGGTGATGTGCTGCGGATGGTCAGGCTGCGCGCGGCCTACCCGGAGGACATGCGGACCGACTACGACGGCGACGGGAGATTGACCCTGACGGATGTCCTGGGCCTGCTGCTGGAGGTGCTGAAAGGCTGAGTCGCTGCGCGGGGGAGCTACTTGGTCACCAGCTTGAGCCCGACCAGCCCGGTCAGGATGAGGAACAGGAAGAGCAGCCGCGGCCAGTCGTGCGGCTCGCCCATGAAAAATATTCCGACCAGCACCGACCCGACCGCCCCGATCCCGGTCCAGACCGCGTAGGCCGTGCCCAGGGGCAGGCTTTTCATCGCCACTCCCAGCAGCACCACGCTCACGGTCATGGCGGCCACTGTCCCGGCCGAGGGCCAGAACAGAGTGAATCCCTGCGACATTTTCATCAGCGCGGCCCAGAGCACCTCGAACAGGCCCGCCACAACCAGGATCAGCCAGGGCATGCGTCAGGCCTTTCCATCTCGTGAACGATCAGCATAAGGTTTTCAACGGACCAGTCCCGGGCGATC contains these protein-coding regions:
- a CDS encoding multidrug efflux SMR transporter, with the translated sequence MPWLILVVAGLFEVLWAALMKMSQGFTLFWPSAGTVAAMTVSVVLLGVAMKSLPLGTAYAVWTGIGAVGSVLVGIFFMGEPHDWPRLLFLFLILTGLVGLKLVTK